Proteins from one Paenibacillus amylolyticus genomic window:
- a CDS encoding DUF350 domain-containing protein gives MKESIDQLLSHPLGMVLGFFSVAIMELLVFLACFELVTKYKCWTEIKKGNVAVAMATGGKIFGICNVLRFCIQAKSSVYEAMTWSFVGFILLLIAYFLFEFLTPVFSIDKEIEADNRAVGLISMIISVSLSFVIGASII, from the coding sequence GTGAAAGAAAGCATTGACCAATTGCTGTCTCATCCCTTGGGGATGGTACTCGGTTTTTTCTCGGTAGCGATTATGGAGCTGCTTGTGTTTCTGGCTTGCTTCGAACTGGTGACCAAGTATAAATGCTGGACTGAGATCAAGAAGGGCAATGTGGCCGTTGCGATGGCTACAGGAGGCAAGATCTTCGGGATATGCAACGTACTGCGGTTCTGCATACAGGCCAAATCTTCGGTGTATGAAGCCATGACGTGGTCTTTTGTAGGGTTTATCCTTCTGCTCATTGCCTATTTTTTGTTCGAATTCCTGACACCAGTCTTCTCCATTGATAAGGAGATCGAAGCGGATAACCGAGCTGTCGGTTTGATATCCATGATTATTTCAGTCTCGCTGTCGTTTGTTATTGGCGCGAGCATTATCTAG
- a CDS encoding phage holin family protein encodes MNFLGHVVRFIIAAIVLMVVSWIVPGFAVGGFWSALLLALVIALLGWIVEGIFGKRVNPFGRGIVGFIVSALVIWLGQYVVDHVEVSLLGAILAALVIGIIDLFIPVSTPFDAGRSSKS; translated from the coding sequence ATGAATTTCCTGGGACATGTCGTGCGATTTATCATCGCCGCAATTGTATTAATGGTGGTCAGTTGGATCGTTCCCGGATTCGCCGTTGGTGGCTTCTGGAGCGCCCTGCTGCTTGCTCTTGTCATTGCCCTGCTTGGCTGGATCGTTGAAGGTATCTTCGGCAAAAGGGTCAACCCGTTTGGTCGCGGTATTGTCGGATTTATCGTTAGCGCACTGGTAATTTGGCTTGGTCAATATGTTGTAGATCATGTTGAAGTCAGCCTGCTTGGTGCCATTCTCGCTGCGCTGGTCATCGGGATTATCGATCTCTTCATCCCGGTATCCACCCCTTTTGATGCCGGACGCAGCTCCAAAAGTTAA
- a CDS encoding cytochrome C oxidase subunit II: MKKGITWLAACMLILVLTACGAANQSAESGSNGSDAEVTASEELVIKASNYEFDQPEYHLKKGVPVNIVYENVNGNHGMLVPELNLQLDTKNSSKVITPDKVGEFEMSCSVFCGSGHSTMISKIIVEE, encoded by the coding sequence ATGAAGAAAGGCATAACATGGCTCGCTGCCTGTATGTTAATTCTGGTCCTCACTGCATGCGGAGCGGCAAATCAGTCCGCAGAATCCGGCAGCAACGGATCCGATGCTGAAGTTACAGCCAGTGAAGAACTGGTCATCAAGGCAAGCAACTACGAATTCGATCAACCTGAGTACCATCTTAAAAAAGGCGTTCCAGTTAACATTGTTTATGAAAATGTAAACGGAAATCACGGTATGCTTGTGCCTGAGCTGAATCTTCAACTGGATACCAAAAACAGCTCCAAAGTCATAACCCCGGACAAAGTTGGTGAGTTTGAAATGTCCTGCTCTGTCTTCTGCGGTTCGGGACACAGCACCATGATCTCCAAAATTATCGTTGAAGAATAG
- the pheT gene encoding phenylalanine--tRNA ligase subunit beta has translation MRVSTDWLSDYISLEGVTPQELAEKITRAGVEIDVVENRNKGVNKVVVGYVKSKEKHPDADKLNVCVIDAGQEEDLQIVCGAKNVDAGQKVVVALVGAKLPGGLDIKKAKLRGVVSLGMICSAKELGMNDKLLPKDQQEGILVLPEQTEVGTPISQVLGLDDHVLELDLTPNRSDCLSMRGAAYEVGAILGREVKLPSPKDQLVEVGDAAANHISVEIKAQEQCSHYAARYVTGIKLGASPLWMQNRLMAAGVRPINNIVDITNYVMLEYGQPLHAFDADKLENGHIEVRMANEGETIVTLDGQERKLEPHMLLITDGVKPVAIAGVMGGENSEVSEGTVNLLLESAKFDGGTVRKTSRQLGLRSEASMRFEKEVDPGAVITALDRAAELIQRYADGEVHQGIVEAGAEAAEKRVIQLSLDRLNRYLGTDLSLLEVKTIFARLHFACGDADQGLLDVEVPTRRGDITLDVDLFEEIARLYGYDNIPTTWIEGPTTPGAYTRSQAMRRTIRGVLSGSGWQEMISYSFVHPDKATLFPALTQGSKAVKLAMPMSEDRSVLRTSILPQMLDAAVYNMNRKQDSLAVFEVGNVFFTEEDQLTKQPHEIPVLGLLLTGNRASQQWNVGAEKVDFFDLKGALEHLFAYMGLEQRIRLVANSPEGFHPGRSASVYLEGTDGGEGTLIGTLGQLHPELQQQYDLNDVYIAEIALESIYREADADIRYRELPRFPAMERDIAVVVNEDIEAEDMLRAIRESAGELLQNVQVFDVFTGSKLGENKKSVAMALVYRNRERTLTDEEVTEVHARVVARLEEQFGAELRK, from the coding sequence ATGAGAGTATCGACAGATTGGCTGTCTGATTATATTTCCCTTGAAGGTGTGACGCCACAGGAATTGGCGGAGAAAATCACCCGTGCGGGTGTTGAGATTGATGTAGTGGAGAACCGCAACAAGGGCGTGAATAAAGTTGTTGTGGGTTATGTGAAGAGCAAGGAGAAACACCCCGATGCAGACAAACTGAATGTATGTGTCATCGATGCCGGACAGGAAGAAGATCTGCAGATCGTGTGTGGTGCGAAAAATGTGGATGCCGGTCAAAAGGTAGTCGTAGCCCTGGTTGGAGCGAAGCTCCCGGGTGGATTGGATATCAAAAAAGCCAAACTGCGCGGCGTGGTATCCCTTGGCATGATCTGTTCCGCCAAAGAACTGGGCATGAACGATAAATTGCTGCCGAAAGATCAGCAGGAAGGGATTCTCGTTTTGCCGGAACAAACAGAGGTTGGCACGCCAATCAGCCAGGTGCTTGGTCTCGACGATCATGTGCTTGAACTGGACCTGACACCGAACCGTTCCGACTGTCTCAGCATGCGTGGTGCGGCTTATGAAGTGGGTGCCATCCTGGGTCGTGAAGTGAAGCTGCCAAGTCCCAAAGACCAACTGGTTGAAGTGGGAGATGCAGCTGCAAATCATATCTCTGTGGAGATTAAGGCGCAGGAGCAATGCAGTCACTATGCAGCCCGCTATGTAACCGGCATTAAGCTGGGTGCTTCCCCACTGTGGATGCAAAACCGTCTGATGGCCGCAGGTGTTCGTCCAATCAATAACATCGTTGACATCACGAACTATGTCATGCTGGAATACGGTCAACCGCTGCATGCATTCGATGCGGATAAGCTGGAAAATGGCCATATTGAAGTGCGCATGGCCAACGAAGGCGAAACGATCGTTACGCTGGATGGACAGGAGCGCAAGCTGGAGCCGCACATGTTGCTCATTACGGATGGCGTAAAACCTGTAGCCATCGCCGGGGTTATGGGTGGCGAGAATTCCGAGGTATCGGAAGGCACGGTGAATCTGCTCTTGGAGTCCGCCAAATTCGACGGCGGAACCGTTCGGAAAACGTCGCGCCAACTGGGGCTGCGTTCCGAAGCAAGCATGCGTTTTGAGAAGGAAGTAGACCCGGGTGCGGTCATTACGGCTTTGGATCGTGCGGCTGAACTGATTCAGCGCTATGCTGATGGTGAAGTGCATCAGGGAATCGTGGAAGCAGGAGCGGAAGCTGCGGAGAAACGTGTCATTCAATTGTCGCTGGACAGACTGAATCGTTATCTGGGAACCGATCTGTCTTTGCTTGAGGTGAAAACGATCTTCGCTCGCTTGCACTTTGCATGTGGTGATGCAGATCAGGGATTGCTGGATGTGGAAGTGCCCACACGCAGAGGAGATATTACGCTTGATGTAGATTTGTTTGAAGAAATTGCACGTCTGTATGGATACGACAACATTCCAACCACATGGATTGAAGGACCGACAACGCCGGGAGCTTATACACGCTCGCAAGCGATGCGCCGCACCATTCGTGGAGTGCTCTCAGGCAGTGGCTGGCAGGAAATGATCAGTTACTCCTTTGTACACCCGGACAAAGCGACATTATTCCCTGCATTGACACAAGGCAGTAAAGCCGTGAAACTCGCGATGCCGATGAGTGAGGACCGCAGTGTGCTTCGTACGAGTATTTTGCCGCAAATGCTGGATGCAGCGGTGTATAACATGAACCGTAAACAGGATTCACTGGCTGTGTTTGAAGTGGGTAACGTGTTCTTCACCGAAGAAGATCAGTTGACCAAGCAACCGCATGAGATTCCGGTACTGGGCTTGTTGCTCACCGGGAATCGTGCAAGCCAGCAATGGAATGTTGGAGCCGAGAAAGTAGACTTCTTCGATCTGAAGGGTGCGCTTGAGCATCTGTTCGCCTATATGGGACTTGAACAACGCATTCGCTTGGTAGCCAATAGCCCAGAAGGATTCCATCCGGGACGTTCTGCATCGGTTTACCTGGAAGGCACAGATGGCGGAGAAGGCACATTGATTGGTACATTGGGGCAGTTGCATCCGGAACTGCAACAGCAGTATGATCTGAATGATGTGTACATCGCAGAAATTGCACTTGAATCAATCTATCGTGAAGCAGACGCTGATATTCGTTATCGTGAACTTCCGCGTTTCCCAGCCATGGAACGTGACATCGCGGTTGTTGTGAATGAGGATATTGAAGCGGAAGATATGCTGCGCGCCATTCGTGAATCGGCGGGGGAATTGTTACAAAACGTACAGGTATTCGATGTGTTTACTGGAAGTAAACTGGGGGAAAACAAGAAGAGCGTGGCGATGGCACTGGTATACCGGAATCGTGAACGTACACTGACCGATGAGGAAGTGACTGAAGTTCATGCCCGTGTCGTGGCTCGTCTGGAAGAGCAATTCGGAGCGGAATTGCGTAAATAG